A DNA window from Syntrophobacterales bacterium contains the following coding sequences:
- a CDS encoding CAP domain-containing protein — MRRITTQLTIWAVFLLLTVSLASCALPAKKIADGILIYNEGIGNFTLTAMEDAAMRKLNDLRERPGEWADYLAGLKHGPIMSRSNTEDTNDAILFLKKMNPRRPFTVSKGLCLAAAALVKDHGPKGLSGHRGSDGNNAFYRMNGYGLWDGKAGENLYYGHKDADRLIVALLTEGGSQGLEQRNNIFSEDFHFIGIACGAHKVYNTMCVINFAEKYTEMP; from the coding sequence ATGAGGCGTATAACAACACAATTGACAATATGGGCGGTCTTCCTTCTCCTGACAGTCAGTCTTGCGTCGTGCGCACTTCCCGCGAAGAAGATCGCAGACGGTATCCTCATATATAACGAAGGGATCGGGAATTTTACACTGACGGCCATGGAAGACGCCGCGATGAGGAAATTGAACGACCTGAGGGAGCGTCCGGGCGAGTGGGCGGACTATCTGGCAGGACTCAAGCATGGTCCAATCATGAGCCGCTCAAATACTGAAGATACCAATGACGCCATTCTCTTTCTCAAGAAGATGAACCCGCGCCGCCCCTTTACGGTCTCAAAAGGCCTCTGTCTGGCGGCCGCAGCCCTTGTGAAAGACCATGGTCCAAAGGGGTTGAGCGGTCACAGGGGAAGCGATGGAAACAACGCGTTTTACAGGATGAACGGTTACGGACTCTGGGATGGGAAAGCAGGAGAAAACCTGTATTATGGTCACAAAGATGCCGACAGGCTTATCGTGGCGCTCCTCACAGAAGGAGGGTCGCAGGGATTGGAGCAGAGGAACAACATTTTCAGCGAAGACTTTCACTTCATCGGCATCGCCTGCGGTGCACATAAGGTCTATAACACCATGTGCGTCATCAACTTTGCCGAAAAATATACCGAAATGCCATGA
- a CDS encoding secondary thiamine-phosphate synthase enzyme YjbQ, with translation MKIITEKITHDTKGSGDIINITSELTGLLQKSTLMDGNMTVFVSGSTAGITTLEYEPGLIKDIKEFYEKIAPSGAIYHHDNTWGDANGFSHIRAAFTGPSLTIPFQGGRLLLGTWQQVALTEFDNRPRNRQVTVQLMGI, from the coding sequence ATGAAGATAATTACGGAGAAAATTACCCATGATACGAAAGGCAGCGGAGATATCATAAATATTACTTCCGAACTCACGGGTTTACTTCAAAAATCGACGCTCATGGATGGAAACATGACGGTGTTCGTATCTGGCTCTACCGCCGGTATTACCACCCTTGAATATGAGCCAGGGCTGATAAAGGACATCAAGGAGTTCTATGAGAAGATCGCCCCTTCTGGGGCTATTTATCACCACGACAACACGTGGGGGGACGCCAACGGCTTTAGCCATATTCGCGCTGCGTTCACCGGACCTTCACTCACCATACCTTTTCAGGGCGGCCGTCTACTTTTAGGGACATGGCAGCAGGTAGCGCTGACAGAATTCGACAACAGGCCGAGGAACAGACAGGTGACCGTCCAGCTCATGGGAATCTGA
- a CDS encoding (Fe-S)-binding protein, with protein MEDLKELKKIEKFADQCMKCGFCSFFCPVYQEEKVETAVARGKNYLVRQMIQGDQKFTPEMADIIGKCLLCKRCAANCPAKTQIDRVVVGARAQLVKEKGLGFVKNFAFRKVMANRKAFGRYVKLAKTFQFMMPKTEGKIRHLPDFLKGLGQGRNIPEIADKFLRDRVKRVNKPQSGPAKMKVGFFSGCAMDFVYPELGLKIIDVLTKHGCEVIVPEEQSCCGAAIYFSGDFETGRMLAEENIKAFKDVDYIVTGCGTCSSTLKDYQKYLTDTEDQQKRYEAFEKKIKDSTEFLIDILKINPSDFKLKKEFEGKTATWHDPCHLIRYQNIKEQPRAILKALKGLKYVEMPNADLCCGMGGSFSVYHYDLTKKIAAKKMDGIKATGADIVVTACPGCMINLIDNVLQNKMPQKVHHFLELVE; from the coding sequence TTGGAAGATCTAAAAGAGCTGAAGAAAATAGAGAAATTTGCCGACCAGTGCATGAAATGCGGCTTTTGTAGCTTTTTCTGCCCTGTCTACCAAGAAGAGAAGGTGGAGACCGCCGTCGCGAGAGGAAAGAACTATCTTGTAAGGCAGATGATCCAAGGAGATCAGAAGTTCACCCCGGAGATGGCCGATATTATAGGCAAGTGCCTGCTCTGTAAGCGGTGCGCTGCCAACTGTCCCGCGAAGACACAGATTGACAGGGTGGTTGTAGGAGCGAGAGCCCAGCTCGTCAAGGAGAAGGGACTGGGTTTTGTCAAGAACTTTGCTTTCCGGAAGGTCATGGCCAACAGGAAAGCCTTCGGTAGGTACGTGAAGTTGGCCAAGACGTTCCAGTTCATGATGCCGAAGACCGAAGGCAAGATACGTCATCTCCCCGATTTTCTAAAAGGGTTAGGCCAAGGGAGGAATATCCCGGAAATTGCCGACAAATTCCTTAGGGATCGAGTCAAAAGAGTAAATAAGCCTCAGAGTGGGCCGGCTAAGATGAAAGTCGGTTTCTTTTCGGGATGCGCCATGGATTTTGTGTACCCCGAGTTAGGACTCAAGATCATCGACGTTCTCACCAAACACGGCTGTGAAGTGATAGTCCCCGAAGAGCAGAGCTGTTGCGGCGCTGCCATCTACTTCTCAGGCGACTTTGAGACGGGCAGAATGCTTGCCGAGGAGAACATAAAGGCTTTTAAGGATGTGGACTATATCGTGACCGGCTGCGGCACGTGCAGTTCTACCCTGAAGGATTATCAGAAATACCTTACTGATACCGAGGACCAGCAGAAAAGATACGAGGCATTCGAGAAGAAGATTAAAGACTCTACCGAGTTCCTGATTGATATCCTTAAGATCAATCCCTCCGACTTCAAACTCAAGAAGGAATTTGAGGGAAAGACGGCAACATGGCACGACCCGTGCCACCTGATACGGTATCAGAACATAAAGGAGCAGCCGAGGGCGATCTTAAAAGCCCTTAAAGGACTTAAGTACGTGGAGATGCCAAATGCCGACCTGTGCTGCGGCATGGGAGGCTCTTTCAGTGTCTATCACTATGATCTGACGAAGAAGATCGCGGCCAAGAAGATGGATGGCATCAAAGCCACTGGGGCGGACATAGTCGTCACGGCCTGTCCCGGCTGTATGATTAATCTGATCGACAATGTCCTCCAGAACAAGATGCCTCAGAAGGTGCATCACTTCTTGGAGTTAGTGGAATAG
- a CDS encoding AMP-binding protein encodes MKNGHWMTAKEVLKVNAFKWPDKIGIKDLYKSYTFKQWNERANRLANALADMGMKKGDRFAVLAYNCVEWMEIYGAAAKGGFVCVPLMFRLAPVEMEYNINHSECKVFIVQGGVDGSDGKEFPWIKQVAEMKKNLPTVTGYISFANGKETYDGFTSYEAALAKASPMEPATVVDADDPWVIMYTGGTTGKPKGVVKSHLNLFSQYFIMIYDHQFNFDDVNLLVMPCCHVNSLFYSFVATWVGGAVMCYNMVSFNPEDLLKTFSDHKVTFTSLVPTHYIMMLTLPDEVKKKYDLSSVKKLLISSAPARRDTKMGVLKMFPNSELNEAYGSTEAGIVTVLKPSEQLTKLGSCGREVIGTDLIELYDEDGKLVTKPNEVGELYSRSPMVFEEYWKDPEKTKAAMKGEYFSAGDMAYRDDDGYIILVDRKANMIISGGENIFPSEVENCVGGHDKVKDVAVIGVPHEKWGEQVTAVVVLHEGQTSTAEEISSYCKGKIAGFKVPKNIFFIKDEEMPRSGAGKILHRMLREKYGKWADHQ; translated from the coding sequence ATGAAAAACGGGCATTGGATGACGGCAAAAGAGGTATTGAAGGTAAACGCTTTCAAGTGGCCGGACAAGATCGGAATCAAGGATCTCTATAAGAGTTATACATTCAAACAGTGGAACGAGAGAGCGAACAGGCTTGCGAACGCCCTTGCCGATATGGGTATGAAGAAGGGCGACCGGTTTGCGGTGCTTGCCTACAACTGCGTGGAGTGGATGGAAATCTATGGTGCTGCCGCAAAAGGCGGGTTTGTCTGCGTGCCGCTCATGTTCCGGCTCGCACCGGTGGAAATGGAATACAACATCAACCATAGCGAATGTAAAGTCTTTATCGTCCAGGGAGGCGTGGACGGCTCGGATGGAAAGGAATTCCCGTGGATAAAACAGGTCGCTGAGATGAAAAAGAATCTGCCTACAGTGACGGGCTATATCTCCTTCGCAAACGGCAAAGAGACCTACGACGGTTTTACCTCTTACGAAGCGGCGCTTGCCAAGGCGAGTCCTATGGAACCGGCCACAGTGGTCGATGCGGACGACCCGTGGGTGATCATGTACACCGGCGGAACGACAGGGAAGCCGAAAGGTGTGGTAAAAAGCCACCTCAATCTCTTCTCCCAGTATTTCATCATGATTTATGACCATCAGTTTAATTTTGACGATGTGAACCTTCTCGTCATGCCATGCTGCCACGTGAACTCACTCTTCTATTCCTTCGTGGCCACTTGGGTTGGCGGAGCGGTCATGTGCTATAATATGGTCAGCTTTAACCCTGAAGATCTGCTTAAGACCTTTTCGGACCACAAAGTTACATTTACCTCCCTTGTCCCGACTCACTACATCATGATGTTGACCCTGCCCGATGAGGTGAAAAAGAAATACGATCTCAGCTCCGTGAAGAAGCTCCTTATCTCCTCGGCCCCCGCCAGAAGAGACACGAAGATGGGCGTTCTTAAGATGTTCCCGAACTCTGAGCTTAACGAGGCCTACGGCTCGACCGAGGCAGGAATCGTCACCGTGTTGAAGCCGAGCGAGCAGCTCACGAAGCTCGGGTCCTGCGGACGCGAGGTTATCGGTACCGACCTTATAGAGCTCTACGACGAAGATGGAAAGCTTGTCACCAAGCCGAACGAAGTGGGCGAGCTCTATTCCAGAAGCCCGATGGTCTTTGAGGAATACTGGAAAGACCCGGAAAAGACGAAAGCAGCCATGAAGGGAGAATATTTCAGCGCCGGCGATATGGCATACAGAGATGACGACGGCTACATCATCCTCGTCGACAGAAAAGCGAACATGATCATCTCCGGCGGCGAGAACATCTTCCCGTCAGAAGTTGAGAACTGCGTGGGCGGTCATGACAAAGTGAAGGACGTAGCCGTAATCGGCGTTCCTCATGAAAAATGGGGCGAGCAGGTGACTGCGGTAGTTGTCCTCCATGAAGGGCAGACATCTACAGCCGAGGAAATCAGTAGTTACTGCAAAGGCAAGATCGCTGGCTTCAAGGTACCTAAGAACATCTTTTTCATCAAGGACGAAGAGATGCCAAGAAGTGGCGCCGGCAAGATACTCCACAGGATGCTCAGAGAGAAGTACGGTAAATGGGCCGACCATCAGTAA
- a CDS encoding FAD-binding protein, with translation MMKEAVLDKLKKIVGNENVLTTPEVLKAYSYDGTTSWQHEPEVVVFPTTTEQVSDILKLANAEKIPVTPRGGGTNVSGGSVPWLGGIVLVTTKMNQIVKIDKENLSATVEAGVVLQDLTMKLAKDGLFFPPDPQSFLGATMGGIIAENAGGPACVKYGVTKQYILGIEAVLPSGDIINLGGRTLKNVVGYDLLHILISSEGTLGVITKAELKLRPMPPARKTIMAVYADIAVAGENVYRVLENGVIPNKIELLDNWVINRIEEMMPMGLPKDADAVLLFECDGILETVDKEVEKIAEIAKKYGATDVRIAKDQAEADKYWMARKAGFAAVFGKAPTVLSEDVTVPRGNIPALIKKVKEIAKKHNVESCCLGHAGDGNLHPSVLTDKKNEELYSRAIKAIDEIIESAVELGGVLSGEHGIGLEKQKFFNKVTNPAVVDLMKGIKALFDPNNIMNPGKIWD, from the coding sequence ATGATGAAAGAAGCGGTATTAGACAAATTAAAGAAGATTGTCGGCAATGAGAATGTCCTTACAACTCCTGAGGTATTGAAGGCCTATTCTTATGACGGCACGACGAGCTGGCAGCATGAGCCGGAAGTGGTCGTTTTTCCTACCACCACAGAGCAGGTTTCTGACATATTAAAACTTGCCAATGCGGAGAAGATACCGGTTACCCCGAGGGGCGGCGGCACCAACGTATCCGGTGGTTCTGTCCCGTGGCTTGGTGGAATTGTTCTTGTTACCACCAAGATGAACCAGATTGTGAAGATCGACAAGGAGAACCTTTCGGCTACGGTCGAAGCGGGAGTGGTCCTCCAGGATCTTACAATGAAGCTGGCGAAAGATGGTCTTTTCTTTCCACCCGATCCGCAGAGTTTCTTGGGCGCGACCATGGGTGGCATCATCGCGGAGAATGCAGGCGGACCGGCATGCGTGAAGTACGGGGTGACGAAGCAATATATCTTGGGAATTGAGGCCGTACTTCCCTCCGGCGACATTATTAATCTCGGAGGCAGAACATTAAAGAATGTGGTGGGGTATGACCTTCTCCACATCCTCATCAGCTCCGAAGGCACCCTCGGTGTAATAACCAAGGCAGAGTTGAAACTTAGGCCCATGCCTCCTGCGAGGAAGACGATCATGGCCGTTTACGCCGATATAGCCGTGGCCGGCGAGAATGTCTACAGGGTATTGGAAAATGGTGTGATACCGAATAAGATTGAGCTTCTCGACAACTGGGTTATCAACAGGATTGAAGAGATGATGCCTATGGGACTCCCCAAGGACGCGGACGCTGTGCTCCTTTTCGAGTGTGACGGCATTCTTGAAACAGTCGATAAAGAAGTGGAGAAGATCGCTGAGATCGCAAAGAAATATGGCGCTACCGATGTGAGAATTGCCAAAGACCAGGCAGAAGCGGATAAGTACTGGATGGCGAGAAAAGCCGGCTTTGCGGCTGTCTTTGGGAAAGCGCCCACGGTACTTTCCGAAGACGTCACGGTCCCAAGAGGTAACATCCCGGCCCTTATAAAGAAAGTCAAAGAGATCGCGAAGAAGCATAATGTCGAGTCATGCTGCCTGGGTCACGCGGGTGACGGGAACCTTCACCCGTCTGTACTGACCGATAAGAAGAACGAAGAGCTTTATAGTAGGGCAATCAAAGCCATAGATGAGATCATAGAGAGCGCGGTAGAGCTTGGCGGAGTCCTCTCTGGTGAACACGGGATTGGCCTTGAGAAACAAAAGTTCTTCAATAAAGTGACGAACCCAGCGGTTGTAGATCTGATGAAGGGAATCAAGGCGCTCTTTGATCCCAACAACATAATGAACCCGGGCAAGATTTGGGACTAA
- a CDS encoding sugar phosphate isomerase/epimerase, translating into MKFGFSTYFFTKTPPLQMMEEALSLGINVFELSQEIPQILAMDDGFFREIKILKDQGAEFSIHAPFFEINLGSFFDDIRSISKRKIMSAVERAGRIGAGPVVIHPGYTFLAHKVKEIEERVRESFIDDLGEVSLLARKYGVKIGLENVHMPYFFFCDLPEFEKIRERISDVGITLDVGHAYAGHYAKGTDDPESAILSDLERIGIENLFHVHLHNNTGLKDDHSFLRGRIDLKRIVNGLERLGYREKVIVESYDMEQFGMDAVIKKLKEFEAAPENPTP; encoded by the coding sequence ATGAAATTCGGATTTTCTACCTATTTCTTTACAAAAACACCGCCGCTGCAGATGATGGAAGAGGCATTATCGCTGGGTATCAACGTCTTTGAGTTGTCTCAGGAGATTCCACAAATCCTTGCGATGGACGACGGATTCTTCCGGGAGATTAAAATCCTGAAGGATCAGGGAGCGGAGTTTTCCATTCACGCCCCTTTTTTCGAGATTAACCTGGGCAGTTTCTTCGACGATATACGGTCCATTTCGAAACGTAAGATAATGAGCGCCGTCGAACGGGCGGGCAGGATCGGTGCAGGACCGGTGGTGATACATCCTGGGTACACGTTCCTTGCACATAAAGTGAAGGAGATAGAGGAGAGGGTCAGGGAAAGTTTTATCGATGATTTAGGGGAGGTGTCCCTTTTGGCCCGGAAGTATGGAGTGAAGATAGGTCTCGAAAACGTCCACATGCCCTATTTCTTCTTTTGTGATCTTCCTGAATTTGAAAAAATTCGCGAACGTATCTCTGATGTGGGAATTACGCTGGATGTGGGACACGCGTATGCAGGCCATTATGCCAAAGGTACGGACGACCCCGAGAGCGCGATACTGTCGGATCTTGAGCGTATCGGTATTGAAAACCTCTTTCACGTCCATCTCCATAACAACACCGGGTTGAAAGACGACCACTCATTTCTCCGGGGCCGTATCGACCTGAAAAGGATTGTGAACGGTCTTGAGAGACTGGGCTACAGGGAGAAGGTTATCGTGGAAAGTTACGATATGGAGCAATTCGGAATGGATGCAGTGATCAAGAAACTCAAAGAGTTTGAGGCGGCGCCGGAAAATCCTACACCTTGA
- a CDS encoding DUF192 domain-containing protein, with the protein MGKKVTFLQNKGKPGPCTFTVEVATTPKDQTLGLMFRERLDQDAGMLFDFGRDEMRYFWMKNTLIPLDMIFIGSDMKVVHIHRWARPKDETSISSKFLTRYVLEVNGGKAASCRVKTGAKAIFINLSP; encoded by the coding sequence GTGGGTAAAAAGGTTACCTTTCTTCAGAACAAAGGCAAACCAGGACCCTGTACCTTTACAGTGGAGGTGGCGACTACTCCGAAGGACCAGACTCTCGGGCTGATGTTTCGAGAGCGGTTGGATCAGGACGCAGGGATGCTCTTTGATTTCGGACGGGATGAGATGCGCTATTTCTGGATGAAGAATACCCTTATCCCTCTTGATATGATATTCATCGGGTCAGACATGAAAGTCGTGCATATTCACAGGTGGGCGCGGCCTAAGGACGAGACAAGTATAAGCTCAAAGTTTTTGACCCGCTATGTCCTTGAAGTCAATGGGGGAAAGGCAGCCTCGTGTCGCGTCAAAACAGGCGCGAAGGCCATATTCATCAACCTCTCACCGTAA
- a CDS encoding transposase, producing the protein MKYRKQGNRVYLYEYHLVFQTKYYRKIFNEEIFQLKRIIEEHCLYFKIIEVNYIHIHLLMQIPPKRYS; encoded by the coding sequence ATAAAATACAGGAAACAAGGTAACCGTGTATACTTATATGAATATCACTTGGTATTTCAGACCAAATACTATCGAAAAATTTTTAACGAAGAAATTTTTCAATTGAAAAGAATTATAGAAGAACATTGCCTGTACTTCAAAATAATTGAAGTAAACTATATCCACATCCACCTTCTCATGCAAATCCCACCAAAGCGGTACTCATAA
- a CDS encoding adenylate kinase, producing MKIVLLGAPGAGKGTVAKMLTDYDGSVQISTGDILRNAVKAKTALGMEAQGYMERGELVPDKLIMDIMEARLQEPDCTKGFLLDGFPRTIPQAEDLKKLLEKLNIKMNAVINLEVPKDVILDRLTTRRTCSNPDCQEIYNIKSKPPTPDGKCLKCGSPAVQRADETVEAITKRLETYNEKTAPLIDFYKKEGLLKTIASLSSEEIVNQVKAAVK from the coding sequence ATGAAAATAGTGTTATTAGGGGCGCCGGGCGCCGGTAAGGGCACGGTGGCAAAGATGTTGACCGATTATGACGGATCAGTGCAGATCTCCACAGGCGATATCCTTAGAAATGCAGTGAAGGCGAAGACAGCCCTCGGGATGGAAGCTCAGGGATACATGGAAAGGGGAGAGCTTGTTCCTGACAAGCTAATCATGGATATCATGGAAGCGAGGCTTCAGGAACCGGATTGTACAAAGGGTTTTCTCCTTGACGGCTTTCCAAGGACCATACCCCAAGCGGAAGATTTGAAGAAGCTCTTGGAAAAACTTAACATCAAGATGAACGCCGTCATCAATCTTGAAGTGCCGAAAGATGTCATTCTTGACAGACTTACCACGAGAAGAACCTGCTCCAATCCGGACTGCCAGGAAATCTATAACATAAAGAGCAAGCCGCCCACACCGGATGGCAAGTGCTTGAAGTGCGGTTCCCCTGCAGTGCAGCGCGCGGACGAAACGGTTGAAGCGATTACGAAGCGCCTTGAGACATATAACGAGAAGACTGCCCCCCTTATTGACTTCTACAAGAAGGAAGGCCTGCTGAAGACTATCGCCTCCCTTAGCAGTGAAGAGATTGTGAACCAAGTAAAAGCCGCAGTGAAGTAA
- a CDS encoding DedA family protein, with protein sequence MDALKTFIDFFMHIDVHLNAIIAAYGIWTYLILFFVIFCETGLVVTPLLPGDSLLFAAGSFAAKGALDMAWLLIILSVAAILGDTVNYWIGCILGPKVFSKEKIRFLNREHLDRTHQFYERYGGKTIVIARFVPIIRTFAPFVAGIGSMTYMRFIGYNVFGGALWIAVCVFAGFFFGNLPVVKENFSLVILAIIFISILPGIIEFARQKFKSSQT encoded by the coding sequence ATGGACGCTCTTAAGACTTTTATAGACTTCTTCATGCACATTGACGTGCATCTCAACGCCATCATCGCCGCCTACGGCATATGGACTTATCTCATCCTCTTCTTCGTCATCTTCTGCGAAACCGGTTTGGTCGTCACCCCCCTTCTTCCTGGCGACTCCCTTCTCTTTGCCGCCGGTTCCTTTGCTGCGAAGGGAGCTCTAGACATGGCCTGGCTTCTTATCATCCTTTCCGTTGCCGCCATTTTAGGAGATACGGTCAACTACTGGATCGGATGCATCTTGGGGCCAAAGGTATTCAGCAAGGAAAAGATCCGATTCCTTAACCGGGAGCACCTGGATCGGACGCACCAGTTCTATGAACGTTACGGCGGAAAAACCATAGTGATCGCCCGATTCGTGCCCATAATCCGCACATTCGCACCCTTTGTCGCGGGTATCGGGAGCATGACCTATATGCGCTTTATCGGTTACAACGTCTTCGGGGGTGCGCTCTGGATCGCGGTCTGCGTGTTTGCGGGCTTCTTCTTCGGGAACCTGCCCGTGGTGAAGGAAAACTTCTCTCTTGTTATCCTGGCAATAATTTTTATCTCCATCCTGCCGGGGATCATCGAGTTCGCTCGGCAAAAATTCAAATCTTCTCAGACGTAA
- the typA gene encoding translational GTPase TypA codes for MEQSKIRNIAIIAHVDHGKTTLVDQLFRQSGLFRDNQVVEERLMDSMDLERERGITIASKNGSFVYKDHLINIIDTPGHADFGGQVERVLKMADGALLLVDAAEGPMPQTYFVLKKALALNLPVIVVINKIDKPAGRCSWVVDEVFDLFVKLDAPNHILDFPVIYASAKDGYATLDYTVRSGTMLPLFDMIIDAIPAPVGNPEAPLQMLVSSLSYSTFLGRLAIGKITSGTFHIDKEVVVATPGDTPVRPARVTKIYRFKGNEKVETEKAGVGEIVAVAGMESITIGETLTDPLSPIPLQGIEVDPPTVSMTFVPNDSPFYGKEGRFVTSRHLRDRLFRETLSDVALVVEELKETQGYKVSGRGELHISILIEKMRREGYEFQVTRPQVIFKEVDDVRLEPYEELTIDVDENYMGRVIENLGGRKGVIIDMRQENGMARLRYKIPTRGLLGFRSEFLTETRGMGVMNYMFLKFDEYAGEIRNRTRGVLIAMEECTTVAYALFNLQERGKLFLGPGERVYTGQIIGEHSREADIIVNPAKGKKLTNMRASGSDDAVILTPYTRMTLEECIAYINDDELVEITPESIRLRKTILDGLERKRAKNAAA; via the coding sequence ATGGAACAGAGCAAGATAAGAAATATTGCAATCATTGCGCATGTCGATCACGGTAAGACTACGCTCGTCGATCAGTTATTCAGACAGAGCGGCCTTTTCCGCGACAACCAGGTCGTTGAGGAACGGCTTATGGACTCTATGGATCTTGAGAGGGAGCGTGGCATTACCATCGCTTCCAAGAATGGATCTTTTGTGTATAAAGACCATCTTATCAATATTATCGACACCCCGGGACATGCCGATTTCGGCGGGCAGGTCGAGAGGGTCCTAAAAATGGCCGATGGCGCCCTGCTTCTCGTGGACGCGGCTGAAGGGCCCATGCCGCAAACCTATTTTGTACTCAAAAAAGCCCTTGCCCTTAATCTGCCGGTAATCGTGGTAATCAATAAAATTGACAAACCGGCCGGCCGGTGTTCCTGGGTGGTAGACGAGGTTTTTGATCTTTTCGTAAAACTTGATGCGCCGAACCATATTCTTGACTTTCCCGTCATTTACGCCTCAGCGAAAGATGGATACGCAACTCTTGATTACACCGTGAGAAGCGGGACTATGCTGCCCCTATTCGATATGATTATCGACGCCATTCCCGCACCGGTCGGCAATCCGGAGGCCCCCCTTCAGATGCTTGTCAGTTCCCTTAGCTACTCCACGTTTCTCGGGAGGCTTGCCATTGGCAAGATCACTTCCGGGACCTTCCATATCGATAAAGAGGTCGTGGTGGCCACACCGGGAGATACGCCCGTGCGCCCTGCAAGAGTTACCAAGATCTACCGCTTCAAAGGGAACGAGAAGGTCGAGACGGAAAAGGCGGGTGTGGGCGAGATAGTGGCAGTTGCCGGCATGGAATCAATTACCATCGGCGAGACCCTTACCGATCCCCTGAGTCCCATACCGCTTCAGGGCATTGAAGTAGATCCTCCCACCGTGTCCATGACTTTTGTGCCAAACGACTCACCGTTCTATGGCAAAGAGGGCAGATTTGTCACATCCCGGCACCTGAGGGACAGGCTCTTCAGGGAGACTCTTTCCGATGTGGCGCTCGTGGTCGAGGAATTAAAAGAGACCCAGGGATATAAGGTTTCCGGGAGGGGCGAGCTTCATATCTCCATCCTCATCGAGAAGATGCGAAGGGAAGGGTACGAGTTCCAGGTGACGAGGCCTCAGGTGATATTCAAGGAAGTGGACGACGTAAGATTAGAGCCTTATGAGGAACTTACCATCGATGTGGATGAGAACTACATGGGCAGGGTCATTGAGAACCTTGGGGGCAGGAAGGGCGTGATTATCGACATGCGCCAGGAAAACGGGATGGCTAGGCTGAGATATAAGATACCAACCAGGGGTCTTCTGGGGTTTCGTTCCGAATTCCTCACCGAGACGCGAGGCATGGGAGTCATGAATTACATGTTCCTCAAGTTCGACGAGTATGCGGGAGAAATCAGGAACAGGACCAGAGGGGTTCTTATCGCCATGGAGGAATGCACCACGGTGGCATACGCGCTCTTCAATCTTCAGGAGAGGGGAAAGTTATTCCTGGGACCTGGAGAAAGGGTCTACACGGGCCAGATTATCGGAGAGCACTCGCGAGAGGCGGACATCATCGTTAACCCGGCGAAGGGAAAGAAATTGACGAATATGCGTGCGTCCGGCTCGGACGATGCAGTGATCCTGACGCCCTATACCAGGATGACTCTGGAAGAGTGCATAGCATACATCAACGACGACGAACTGGTGGAGATTACTCCGGAATCCATCAGATTAAGAAAGACTATTCTGGATGGCCTGGAAAGAAAGCGGGCCAAGAACGCCGCAGCGTAA
- a CDS encoding carboxymuconolactone decarboxylase family protein, protein MSDEEIRKKTQETAKKLFGKGIKMDPPYIMWKQFDRDLANSLSMHITGNLYSRTVLTLPERQMAACAMLAALGAADELRLHVNAALNVGCDPKKLAEIFFQLAPYGGMPLVNKALEVYRKVLEERGEWEAFTEDKD, encoded by the coding sequence ATGAGCGACGAAGAAATCAGAAAAAAAACTCAGGAAACAGCAAAGAAACTGTTCGGCAAGGGCATAAAGATGGACCCTCCGTATATTATGTGGAAACAGTTCGACAGAGACCTTGCCAATAGCCTTTCCATGCACATCACTGGCAACCTCTATTCCAGGACCGTACTTACCCTGCCTGAGAGGCAGATGGCCGCATGCGCTATGCTTGCCGCCCTCGGAGCGGCTGATGAACTGAGACTCCACGTGAATGCCGCCCTGAATGTGGGCTGTGATCCGAAGAAGCTTGCTGAGATCTTCTTCCAACTTGCACCTTACGGTGGCATGCCCCTCGTGAACAAAGCCCTTGAAGTCTACAGGAAAGTTCTGGAAGAGCGCGGGGAATGGGAAGCCTTTACAGAAGACAAAGATTAA